The Chitinophagales bacterium genome has a window encoding:
- a CDS encoding tetratricopeptide repeat protein: protein MKNILLFAACVYLSAGFAQTDSKYPPHKLSHEDSTKVDEYWVKANHVRLGSELRQLYLDSALAIMPWNAYFWQQKAMPLSKAMKHELAAPFLDSAVKYDPGRWLEYRGFINCIFSKQYRAALEDFYGATVLNGNSGVMDHPYYFYEALCHLQLNHVDSARYLLQKCIEERTAKLGADWTHHLHWFYLGITWYEEENKANAIECFDQALKLNPTFPDALFYKAQCLWQMGDKRTALDMMYTTDSLVQKGYSMNEDNNRYETYPYQMRPYALQYATKWLKKELEE, encoded by the coding sequence ATGAAAAATATACTACTCTTTGCCGCTTGCGTGTATCTGTCAGCAGGTTTTGCACAAACCGATAGTAAGTACCCGCCACACAAATTGTCTCATGAGGATTCTACCAAGGTGGATGAATATTGGGTAAAAGCAAACCACGTAAGGTTGGGCTCTGAGCTGCGGCAGTTGTATTTAGATAGTGCCCTGGCTATTATGCCCTGGAATGCTTATTTCTGGCAACAGAAGGCAATGCCTCTTAGCAAAGCCATGAAGCACGAACTGGCAGCTCCTTTCCTGGATAGTGCGGTAAAGTATGACCCCGGTCGTTGGCTGGAATACCGTGGATTCATTAATTGTATCTTCAGCAAACAGTATCGTGCTGCACTTGAGGATTTTTATGGTGCAACAGTCTTGAATGGTAATAGCGGAGTTATGGACCATCCCTATTATTTCTACGAAGCATTATGCCACCTGCAATTGAATCACGTAGATTCTGCCCGTTACCTTTTGCAGAAATGTATTGAAGAGCGGACAGCAAAACTAGGCGCAGATTGGACACACCACCTGCATTGGTTTTACCTGGGTATTACATGGTACGAGGAGGAAAACAAGGCTAATGCAATAGAATGTTTTGACCAGGCACTGAAACTGAACCCTACCTTTCCGGACGCGCTGTTTTACAAAGCACAATGCTTGTGGCAGATGGGCGATAAGAGAACAGCGCTGGATATGATGTATACAACTGATAGCCTGGTGCAAAAGGGATATTCAATGAATGAAGACAACAACCGCTATGAAACATATCCCTACCAGATGCGGCCCTATGCATTACAGTATGCTACCAAATGGTTGAAAAAGGAACTGGAAGAATAA
- a CDS encoding VOC family protein, with amino-acid sequence MNKITPFLWFDNNLEEAITFYTSVFKNAQVVNIHRQTPDGPAFTATFELEGQRFMGLNGGPMFKFTEAVSFFVHCKDQEEIDYFWESLTADGGEESMCGWLKDKYGLSWQIVPASLEQLLYHEDPEKSARAMQALLKMRKLDIATLQNA; translated from the coding sequence ATGAATAAGATAACACCATTCTTATGGTTTGACAACAACCTGGAAGAAGCGATCACATTTTATACATCGGTTTTCAAAAATGCACAGGTTGTTAATATACACAGGCAAACACCTGACGGTCCTGCATTTACAGCCACTTTTGAGTTGGAAGGACAACGCTTTATGGGACTGAATGGTGGACCGATGTTCAAATTTACTGAAGCGGTTTCGTTTTTTGTTCACTGCAAAGACCAGGAGGAAATAGATTATTTCTGGGAAAGCCTGACGGCAGATGGGGGAGAAGAAAGTATGTGCGGATGGTTGAAGGACAAGTATGGCTTGTCGTGGCAGATAGTTCCTGCGTCACTAGAACAATTGTTGTATCATGAAGACCCTGAGAAATCGGCGAGAGCCATGCAGGCATTGCTTAAAATGAGAAAGCTGGATATAGCCACACTGCAAAATGCATAG
- a CDS encoding mechanosensitive ion channel family protein: MNFDDFINKYLYNETIGKLAVLILGVAIIWTIIRFIKRRLVGHISNNDYKYKTRKMLDFAGYMLMVILLTIIYRDKLGGLTIMFGVAGAGIAIALQEVIASVAGWLTIMFAGFYKTGDRVQVGGIKGDVVDIGVLRTTIMETGEWVDGDLYNGRIVFVANSFVFKEPVFNYSGEFPFLWDEIKIPVQYGSDYAQAEKILLDVAGHVAGDLTTESKEKWNSMLYKYKLEDAQTAPMVSVVANENWVEFTLRYVVLYKRRRRTKTELFTQILAEIEKPHSKVKITTATLNIGAMPHLDVEVKNRMP; the protein is encoded by the coding sequence ATGAACTTTGATGATTTTATCAATAAGTATCTCTACAACGAAACAATAGGTAAGCTGGCAGTGCTTATTTTAGGTGTCGCTATTATCTGGACCATTATCCGGTTCATTAAAAGAAGGCTCGTTGGCCATATCAGTAACAATGATTACAAGTATAAAACCCGGAAGATGCTGGACTTTGCGGGTTATATGCTAATGGTCATTCTGCTGACTATCATATACAGAGATAAACTAGGTGGCCTGACTATTATGTTTGGTGTAGCAGGTGCGGGTATCGCTATTGCGTTGCAGGAAGTAATAGCTTCGGTTGCGGGCTGGCTTACTATCATGTTTGCCGGTTTTTATAAAACAGGCGACCGTGTGCAGGTAGGAGGTATAAAAGGTGATGTAGTAGATATTGGTGTGCTGCGTACTACCATCATGGAAACAGGAGAGTGGGTAGATGGTGACCTGTACAATGGCCGCATCGTATTTGTAGCTAATAGTTTTGTGTTCAAAGAGCCTGTATTCAATTATTCAGGAGAGTTCCCTTTTTTGTGGGATGAGATAAAAATTCCCGTACAGTATGGAAGTGATTACGCACAGGCTGAGAAGATACTGCTGGACGTAGCCGGACATGTGGCGGGCGACCTGACAACAGAGTCTAAAGAGAAATGGAACAGCATGTTGTATAAGTACAAACTGGAAGATGCTCAAACGGCACCTATGGTATCTGTTGTTGCTAATGAGAACTGGGTGGAGTTTACTTTGCGTTATGTAGTATTGTATAAGCGCAGGCGCAGGACGAAGACAGAATTGTTCACACAGATATTAGCTGAGATAGAAAAACCACACAGTAAGGTCAAGATAACTACAGCAACACTGAATATAGGTGCCATGCCACACCTGGATGTAGAGGTAAAGAACAGGATGCCGTAA
- a CDS encoding M23 family metallopeptidase, whose protein sequence is MKRVRKYYYNTDTHRFEKLELSWKTRLLRIGGFVSAALVTATIIVAIAFQFLDSPKEKQLKDEMQVLRQGYTDLRNELDDINKSLTHLEHRDNNIYRAVFEAAPLPDSVRLGKDYSNTDPLMYAYANPNELISSMQDAIGHMRKRLELQANSYDTLQKLVETKERMLASIPAIQPVSNRTLDRVASGFGYRIDPIYKTPKMHTGIDFTAATGTPIYATGDGVVKESGYDNGGYGNNVVISHGYGYSSLYGHMKKVKVRTGDRVRRGEVIGWVGSTGKSTGPHVHYEIIKNGEKIDPIHFFFNDLSASEYERLTKIAAASNQSFD, encoded by the coding sequence TTGAAGCGGGTCAGGAAATATTATTATAACACAGATACACATCGTTTTGAGAAACTGGAACTGTCCTGGAAAACCAGGCTTTTGCGGATAGGTGGTTTTGTGTCTGCAGCGCTGGTAACAGCGACAATCATCGTGGCTATTGCATTTCAGTTCTTAGATTCCCCTAAAGAAAAGCAGCTTAAAGACGAAATGCAGGTGTTGCGTCAGGGCTACACCGATCTGCGCAATGAGTTGGATGACATCAACAAATCGCTTACTCATTTAGAGCACCGGGATAACAATATTTACAGGGCCGTATTTGAGGCGGCGCCACTACCTGATAGTGTAAGGTTGGGTAAAGACTATAGCAATACTGACCCATTGATGTATGCCTATGCTAACCCGAATGAGCTGATAAGCAGCATGCAGGATGCTATTGGGCATATGCGCAAGCGACTGGAGTTGCAGGCAAACTCTTACGACACGTTGCAAAAGCTGGTAGAGACCAAAGAGCGCATGCTGGCATCTATACCAGCCATACAGCCTGTTTCCAACCGTACATTGGATCGCGTTGCATCGGGCTTTGGATATCGTATTGACCCGATATATAAAACACCTAAGATGCATACCGGGATTGATTTTACTGCAGCAACCGGAACACCCATATACGCTACGGGTGATGGCGTAGTAAAAGAGTCAGGGTATGACAACGGTGGTTATGGCAACAATGTGGTCATCAGTCACGGTTACGGCTATAGTTCTTTATACGGGCATATGAAAAAGGTAAAAGTGCGGACGGGAGACCGTGTAAGGAGGGGAGAAGTGATAGGCTGGGTAGGCAGTACGGGAAAAAGTACCGGTCCGCACGTACATTACGAGATCATCAAGAACGGAGAAAAGATTGATCCGATCCATTTCTTTTTTAACGACCTTTCTGCATCGGAGTATGAAAGGCTCACCAAGATCGCTGCAGCTTCCAACCAGTCTTTCGACTAA
- the gldF gene encoding gliding motility-associated ABC transporter permease subunit GldF, with protein sequence MRSIYIKEINSFFSSIVGYVAILVFLVACGLFLWVFEDSSILAYGYATMDRYFELAPWLLALLIPAITMRSFADEFKGGTIEWLSTKPLTDFDIIMGKYLACFTLVAFALLPTLIYAYTINNLALIDNKVDFGAIAGSYFGLLFLAGSFTAIGIFCSSLTNNQVVGFLVSLFACYLLYSGFDSLAALPSFAEGIDYYLSMVGMAFHYKSISRGLVDSRDVIYFLSIITLFMALTRFSLNSRTWDTATQD encoded by the coding sequence ATGCGCAGTATTTACATAAAAGAGATCAACTCATTCTTCAGCTCAATTGTAGGCTATGTGGCCATACTGGTGTTCCTGGTAGCCTGCGGCCTGTTTTTATGGGTATTCGAAGACTCAAGCATCCTGGCTTACGGGTATGCTACTATGGACAGGTATTTTGAACTGGCACCTTGGCTGCTGGCACTGCTGATACCCGCCATAACCATGCGTTCGTTTGCCGATGAGTTCAAGGGAGGCACCATAGAATGGCTGTCTACCAAACCTCTTACTGACTTTGACATAATAATGGGTAAATACCTGGCATGTTTCACCTTAGTGGCCTTTGCACTGTTACCCACACTTATATATGCTTATACCATTAACAACCTTGCTTTAATTGATAATAAAGTAGATTTTGGCGCCATAGCAGGTTCTTATTTCGGATTATTGTTCCTGGCAGGCAGTTTTACCGCAATAGGTATTTTCTGTTCTTCACTGACCAACAACCAGGTGGTTGGATTCCTGGTATCATTATTTGCCTGCTACCTGTTGTACAGCGGCTTCGACTCACTGGCAGCACTGCCCTCTTTTGCAGAAGGCATAGACTATTACTTGTCAATGGTGGGCATGGCATTTCATTACAAGTCTATCAGCCGCGGATTAGTGGACAGCAGAGATGTCATTTACTTTTTGTCCATTATAACACTATTCATGGCATTAACACGTTTTTCACTGAACAGTCGCACCTGGGATACAGCAACCCAGGATTAA